The nucleotide sequence TCAGCGGCTATTACTTCAGTTTCAAAAGCTATATCAACACCGCGAGATTGCACTTCAGTGGCTAAAATATTGTCGAAATCGGCTCTTGGTACTTGCCAGGTCCAATCCCAACCTTTGCCGAATTTCTGGCTGAAATCGAATTCTCCAATTTTTTCATCTTTAATAAAACGCGCTCCGAATTTTTTCTGAAAACCAGCATTTTTCAGCACCTCTAACAAACCGGCTTCTTCAAAATTATCCATGCATCTGGGAATAAGGCTTTCGCCAATGCTGAAACGAGGAAATAACTGCTTTTCCACGACTTTTATATTGACACCGTGTTGCTGAAGATATCCGGCAGAAACCATTCCTGATGGTCCTGCACCAATAATTAAGATATCGATGAATTCTTTAGTCATTCGTCTAATTTAGATTTATCCCTGCGGAAATATTTCTGAAGTAAAAGTAAAAAATATAATTATTCTTCTGGATTGCGCAATTCGCTTCCTGATGCTTTTCCATTTAGATGGCATGGCATAGGGATTTAACAGTATTTCTTAAAATTTGTACTAATTATATTACATTTGCGCTTGTACCCAAACATGCAGAATTTTACCAAAATACTATGCTTAGCATCAAAGCAACACTAAAATTAAGCGATTTTCGTCAGGTATTATTTGAAAATCAACAACTTGAAATTTCAGAAGAGATTCTCGAAAAAGTAACAACTTCTTTTTCTTTCCTACAAAATTTTGCAAAAGACAAAGTTATTTATGGTGTAAATACGGGATTTGGGCCGATGGCGCAGTATAAAATAGCAGATAAGGATAGATTACAATTGCAATACAATCTTATTAGAAGTCATGCTTCTGGAACAGGAAAAGCAATAGATCCTTTATGTGTAAAAGCTTCCATGGTGGCGCGCCTAAACTCACTTTCATTGGGATATTCAGGCATAAATACGTCGGTTTTAGAAACCATGCAGCAATTAATAAACCGCGATGTTACACCTCTTGTTTTTGAACATGGCGGAGTAGGAGCTTCGGGAGATTTGGTACAATTAGCGCATTTGGCTTTGGTGTTAATTGGTGAAGGAGAAGTATTTTATAAAGGAGAGCGAAAAGCTACAAAATTGGTTTTTCAGCAGTTAAGTATAAAACCTATCGAAATTAAATTACGAGAGGGCTTAGCCTTGATTAATGGTACCTCGGTAATGACAGGAATCGGAATTGTAAACCTGATTCATGCTAAGCGATTATTAGATTGGTCGGTTTGTTGTTCTTCGATGCTTAATGAGTTGGTTTCTGCGTATTCCGATCATTATTCTTCAGAATTAAATAATTCCAAATTACATGAAAGTCAGCATGAAATTGCCAAAATGATGCGCGATCATTTACACGATAGTCACAGGATCAAAAATCGTCAAGATCACTTATACCGAGAAACGTCAACTTCAGAAGCAATTTTTTCAGAAAAGGTTCAAGAATATTATAGTTTACGTTGTATTCCGCAGATATTAGGTCCGGTTTTGGCTACTATTAATTCCGCAGAGAAAATTTTAATAGATGAAGTAAATTCGGCTAACGATAATCCGATTGTTTCGGTAGAAGACCAAATGGTTTATCACGGCGGAAATTTCCATGGCGATTTTATTTCCTTAGAAATGGATAAACTGAAGTTGGTTATGACGCGTTTATCGATGTTATGCGAGCGACAATTAAATTATTTACTGAATAGTAAATTGAACGAAATTTTCCCTCCATTTGTGAATTTAGGCAAATTAGGACTCAATTTTGGGTTGCAGGGAGCACAATTTTCAGCAGTTTCAACCACTGCAGAAAATCAGACACTTTCTAATAGCATGTACGTGCATAGTATCTCAAATAATAACGATAATCAAGATATTGTAAGTATGGGAACTAATGCAGCCAATATAACCAAAACAGTTATAGACAATACCTACCAGGTGTTGGCGGTAGAAATGATGGCGATTATTCAGGGAATCAAGCATATCGATAAGTTAGATAGCTTTAGTAACAAGTCTATAGAAATTTTCGAAAAATTTAATGATAAATTGAACTTGGAAAAAGAAGATTTCCCTTTATACAAATCTATTGAAGATATTACAAAGTCTTTAAAAGAAAACGATGCTTATTAAATGAAATACGCTTTAGTTACAGGAGGATCACGAGGAATAGGAAAAGCAATTGCCATGAAACTGGCAGCAGATCTTGAATATCATATTTTACTGAATTATCATTCGAATACCGAGGCTGCTGAAGAAACCGCTAAACTTATTGAAGATCTAGGCGTAAATTGTGAGCTTTTAAAATTTGATGTAGCTAATCCTGAAGCAACAAAAAAAGCCATTGAAAATTGGCAAATCTCGAACCCAGATGCCGTGGTAGAGGTCCTGGTAAATAATGCCGGGATTACTAAAGATGGCTTGTTTATGTGGATGGGGGAAGAAGATTGGAGTTCGGTAATTAATACTTCGCTTAATGGATTTTATAATGTAACTCAGCAATTCGTCAAAGGGATGCTTCAAAAACGATATGGCAGAATTATCAATATCGTTTCATTATCTGGAGTGAAAGGCAATCCTGGACAGGTAAACTATTCAGCTGCAAAAGGAGCAGTAATTTCAGCAACAAAAGCTTTAGCACAAGAAATCGGAAAACGAAAAGTAACGGTAAATGCAGTAGCACCGGGATTTATAACTTCAGACATGACTGCCGATTTTGATGAAAAGACGCTAAAAAAGATGATTCCTATGCAACGTTTTGGTGATGCTGAAGAAGTTGCCGATTTAGTCAGTTTTTTGGCTTCAAAAAAAGCATCGTATATCACGGGAGAAGTCATAAACATTAACGGAGGATTATATTCTTAAGTTATGGCCGGCTGGAGTGGAAAATCACGCGGAACACTTTTTACTATTCGAATTTATGTTTTTATAATTCGAACGTTCGGTTTATATCCTGCGTATTTTTTACTGGCCTTTATTGCATTTTATTTCTTTCTTTTTGCTCCTACTTCTTTTAAAAGTATCTATTATTATTTCCGAAGAAGACATGGTTATAATTCCCTAAAATCAATATGGAATATTTATAAAACCTATTTTGAATATGGGAAAGTGCAGCTAGACCGTGTTTTAATTACGGGCGGAGCGAAAGAACGTTATAAATTTAAGTTTGACGGGATAAGCCATATTCAAAATCTTCAGCAACAAAACAAAGGCGGAATTTTATTAACCGCCCATATCGGTAATTTCAATTTAGCGAAGCACTTTTTTGACCAAAAGCATAACAATACGGTAATCAATCTTATAATTAGTGATTTTGAGCATGAAAGTATAAAAAATTATATGGAATCGGTTACCGGAAAATCGGGTGTAAAGCTAATCGTCTTAAAGAAAGATCTATCTCATATTTTTAAAATGAATGAAGCTTTAAAAAATAATGAGTTACTGGTTTTTGCTGCAGATCGTTATATGAAAGAAGTTAAAACCTGGAAAGCTGATTTTCTGGGAGCTACGAGTCAATTTCCGCAGGGGCCTTTTAAACTGGCGGTTCGCAATAATATTTCGGTCCTGTTTGTGCACATTATGCGAGAGCGAAATTATGAATACCATTTCTATGCGAGACCCTATATTCCGCAAAAAAATACACCAAAAGAACTTTTAAAAGCGTATCTTGAAAATCTGGAAAAAATGGTTAAAAAGTATCCACACCAGTGGTATAATTTTTATGACTATTGGAAAGATTTCAGCTAAACAATTTTTATGGCAGAAAATTTACTTCAGGCTCCAATTTTAGATCCACAGGAGATAATAAAACTTATTCCGCAAAAACCGCCATTTGTGATGGTAGATAGTTTACATGATTATACCGATCTTACCGGAATCACCGGCTTTATGGTGCCAAAAGATAATATTTTGGTAGACGAAGATGGTATATTTTCTGAACCCGGACTTATCGAACATATGGCACAAAGTATGTCTTTGCATCGTGGTTATCAAGGATATTCAAGCGGACTAAAAAAGCCAAAAACTGGATTTATTGGCGCAATCAAGTCTGTTGAGATTTTTAGACTTCCAAACGTAGGAGAGCAGCTTACCACCCATGTTGAAATTTTGAATGAAGTGATGAAAGTGACTTTGGTGACTGCAAAAACTTTAGATGAGAATGGCTTGGTAATTGCAACTTCAGAAATGAAAACCGTAACGGTAGATTAATTCCTGAAATTTTCTAAAATGAATAAAGAGTTAACCGTACAAACTAAATTGCAGGTGCGTTTTAGTGAGTGCGATTCGTTGCAGATTGTATGGCATGGTAATTACCTGAAGTATTTTGAAGAAGGTCGCGAAGATTTTGCCCGTAAACACGGTATTTCTTATTTAGATGCCAAGCAACATGGCTTTGCAACACCAATTGTAAAATCGTCTTGTGAACATAAATCACCTCTAAAATACGGTGATGAATTTATAGTAGAAACCACTTTTGTAAATGCCAGTGCCGCAAAAATAATTTATAGCTGTAAGATTTTTAAAGCGGGACAATTAATTTGTACCGGCGAGACAACTCAGGTTTTTATTGATAAAAATGGAGAATTAGTACTGAATAATCCTTCATTTTTTCTAGATTGGAAAAAGAAAATGAAGCTGATTTAATGAAGAACCTTTACCTACATGATGATTGCATAATTTCTCCGCTTGGCTTTACCACTTCAGAAAATATTGAAAAATTAAGAAGTGGTACCACCGGTTTACAGACATGTGCTGATAATGAATTTTTAGAATCTCCAATTTGTGCCGGGATTATAGCTTCAGATAAATTATCGAAAGCATTTGCTAATATTGGAAATCCTGAGAACTTTACGAAGCTAGAGCAGATGATGTTGCTTGCAATCCAGGATATTTTAAACAAAAATCCAAATTTTGATAGAAATCAAAGCGGACTCATAATTTCTACAACTAAAGGCAATGTTCATCTTTTAGACGATTTAAAAGGTCTTAAGGAAGAACGCATATTATTATCCAAATTGGGTAAAATTATCCGGGATTTTTTTGGCTTTAAACTGAAGCCGATTGTGGTTTCGAATGCTTGTATTTCTGGAGGTTTAGCACTATCTGTCGCAAAGAAAATGATAAATGCCGGTCAACTTTCAGAAGCGATTGTGGTAGGTGGCGATATGTTATCCAAATTCATAGTTTCTGGTTTTAATTCTTTTCAGGCTTTAAGCGATACGGCTTGCAAGCCTTTTTCTAAAGATCGCACCGGGATTAATTTAGGCGAAGCGGCGGCAGCGGTTTTGGTAAGTGATAGGAAAAAAGCACATTCAAATTGTATAAATTTGGTGGGAGATGCTTCAGCGAATGATGCTAATCACATTTCAGGACCATCACGAACGGGTGAAGGTTTACATAAAAGCATTCAGAATTCGTTAAAAGAAGCTAAGATCTCTTCCGAAGCAATTAATGCAATTTCTACTCACGGTACCGCAACGGTTTATAATGATGAGATGGAAGCTATTGCGGTTTCAAGAAATAATTTAACCGAAATTCCCTTAAATAGTATCAAAGGATATTACGGGCATACTTTAGGAGCTTCAGCTTTAATAGAAGCAATTGTTTGCAAACACATGATGCTGAATAATGAGATCTATCAAAGTCTGAATTTCACTCAGCTCGGCGTTTCAGAAAAAATAAATGTGGTAACCGAATATCAAAAATCAGTGCCTATCGAATATATGCTAAAAACAGCTTCGGGTTTTGGCGGTTGCAATTTGGCTATGATTTTTAAAAAAGAAGCAGGAAATGGCGAATCTTAAATTAGAACATTGGGTACGCATTAAAAATGGAAAGATAATTTGTGATGATGAAGTTATTTTTTCTTCGGAAGAAGGAACTGGGAAATTTATCAAAGCTGCTTTTAAATTCCTGGATATCAAATATCCGAAATTCCATAAAATGGATCGACTTTCTAAATTAGGCTTTATAGCTTCAGCAATAATAGCTTCAAAAACCGAATTTAGTGAAGATACCGCACTAATTTTCAGCAATAATAGTTCTAGTTTAGAGAGCGATATAAAGTATCAGAAATCAATTGACGAATTTCCTTCACCATCACTTTTTGTGTATACATTACCGAATATCGTTTTGGGAGAAATTAGTATCTATTTTAATCTGAAAAGCGAAAATGCGTTTTTTATTGAAGATCAGTTTAATGCAAATTTATTATTGAAATATTCTGAGCAATTAATTGAAACTGAAAAAGCAGAAAAAGTGGTTTGTGGTTGGTTAAACTTGCAAAACGATGAATATGATGTATTTTTGTGGCTTAATTCGAAATCTCCGAAAACGGAAATTTCTGAGCAACAAATAAGGAAAATATACGATGCCGATTATGACTGATTTGCATACCGAGTTAAAAGCCAGTATAATAGAACAGCTGAACCTGGAAGATATGGAGGTTAGCGATATAGAAAATGACGAACCTTTATTTGGTGATGGTCTCGGTTTAGATTCTATCGATGCGTTAGAATTAATCGTTTTATTAGAAAAAGACTACGGAATTAAGCTTACCGATCCCCAAAAAAGTCGGGAGATTTTTGAAAGTATTAATAAAATGGCCGATTTTATTGAAGCGAATCGCACAAAATAATTTATGAATAGGAGCGTGGCCGTTACGGGAATGGGGATTCTTTCTTCTATCGGAAGAAATGTAGAGGAAAACCATAAATCGCTCGTTCATGGAAAACATGGACTTTCAAATCCTACAATTTTAGAAACTAATCATCGAAATTTGCCTATTGGCGAGATTAAGTCTTCTAATAATGATCTTGCTGAAATGCTTAATTTGGATAAAGATCATGCATTTACCAGAGCAGCTCTTTTAGGAACGCTAGCTTTAAAGGAAGCTGTGGAAGCTTCTGGAATTAAGGATTTTACCAATATTGGATTTGTAAACGGTACGAGTGTTGGTGGGATGGATATGACCGAGCGTTTTTATCGAGAATACGAAAAAGACAGTACTAATCATCGGTTTATACAAGCGCAGCATCCAGGTTTTACTACCGAAAAAATTGCAGCTTATTTTGGAATTAATGCTTACGTGACCACTATAAGTACCGCATGTTCTTCTGCCGCAAATGCCATTATGATGGGCGCGAGACTTATAAGATCCGGTCGCTTAGATAAAGTAATTGTGGGTGGTACCGATTGCCTTTCTCGTTTTACACTTAATGGTTTTAATTCTTTAAAGATCTATTCTGAAAACTTCCCGAAACCTTTTGATAAAAATCGCGAGGGATTGAATCTGGGAGAAGCAGCGGCCTATTTAATCTTAGAATCTGAAGCTTCTGTTGGTGATAAGGAGATCTTAGGTTATGTTTCTGGTTATGGAAATGCGAATGATGCTTTTCATCAAACAGCATCTTCAGAGAATGGGGAAGGTGCTTATCTTGCCATGCAGAAGGCATTGAAAACGGCCAATCTTAATCCGCATCACATAGAATATATTAATGCACACGGTACGGCGACGCTAAACAATGACCTTTCTGAAAGTAGAGCGTTGATAAGAACCTTCAAAGAAATGCCGGCTTTTAGTAGTACTAAGTCTTTTACCGGCATACGCTAGCTGCGGCCGGAGCAATCGAAGCGGTTTTTAGTTTGTTAGCCATAAAAAACCAGGAAATATATCCCAATCTTAATTTTGAAACTCAGGTAGAGGATACCAAATTAGAACCGGTAACTCAGCTTAAGAATGCGAATATTGAGCATGTTTTATCTAATTCTTTTGGTTTCGGTGGAAATTGTACTTCTTTAATCTTCAGTAAAAATGGATAGAAAGATTTACATCAATGGAGCAGCAAGTATATCTGCACAAACCGAAGAAGAAATTTTTTCAGAAAAAGCTAAAGTTTTTCGCGAAAACATCTTTCCTGCCAGAGAAGTAAATTATAAAGAGCACATCAAACCTATGATGCTTCGTCGCATGTCGAAAGCGATTAAAATGGGTTTGGTTACCGCCAAGAACGTTTTAAATGAAGCTTCAGTAGAAATTCCCGATAGTATTATTGTTGGAACAGGTGAGGGCTGCAAACAGGATACTGAAAAATTTTTGGAGAATATCTTAAACGAAAATGAGCAATTTTCAACACCAACCTCGTTCATTCAAAGTACGCATAATACGGTTGGTGGGCAGATTGCGTTAGATTTAAAATGTACCGGATATAATATGACCTACACCCAAAACAGCGCATCGTTCGAGTCGGCTTTGATTGACGCAAAACTTCAATTTACTGAAGGTATGGATACGCGCTCAGTTTTGGTTGGGGGAGTAGATGAACTTGCAAAAACCAGTACGCCATTTTATAATTTAGATGAACAGTTAAAATCGGGCAAAATAAATTCTTCGGAATTATTACAATCTCAATCGGGTGGTACGATCACTTCGGAAGGTGCTGCTTTCTTTTTACTTTCAGAAATTCGAACTCAAAATTCGTATGCTGAAATTTCAGATTGTGCAATTTATAGGGTTATTTCTGAAGAAAAGCTTTCTGAAGAGATTAGCTGGTTTTTAAAGAAAAACAATCTTGAAGTTGAAGATCTTGATGCGATTATTCTTGGAAATAATGGAGACGCAAGATTCGATCATTTTTATCATCAACTACAAAAAGGAATTTTTGAAAATACTCTTCAATTAGGCTATAAGCATTTGGTAGGCGATTATAACACGGTGACTGCTTATGCATGTTGGTTAGGCGCCGAAATTTTAAAAAGAAATATAATTCCGCAGCAATTAAAATTGAATGCAATTTCAGTAAAAAAACCAAAATCGATTTTAATTTATAATCAGTATCTTGGTAAAAATCACAGTCTAACTTTGCTTCGAAGTCTTTGAAATTCCGCATTCTAAATTTCTTTATCTGGATCGTATTAATCGCAGTGGCGATGTATTGCGGAGTAAACGGACTCCCGTTGTGGCCCATCGCCATTATTTCTCTTTTGTATCCTATTTTTTTAATAACAATTTCTACAAATATCAGATGGAATGTCTTCGTTAAAGGATTTCATGATCAAAAAAATCATCCAAGAAAAGAGGTATGTTTAAGCTTTGACGACGGTCCAACAGAAGTTACTCCTATGATTTTGGATTTATTAGAAAAATATGATGCTAAGGCTTGCTTTTTCTGTATTGGTGAGCAAATGGAAAAGCATCCAGAAATTGTTAAAGATATTATCGAAAGAGGACATGTAATTGGAAATCACACCTATTCTCATACTCGAAAAATGGGATTTCTTTCCTCTAAAAGTTTGGCAAGAGAAATTGATGCGTGCAATATAATAGCGAATGATATTACAGGTTTTAACCTCAATTTATTTAGGCCACCGTTTGGGATTATTAATCCTAAAACTAAAAGTGCGTTAGAGAAAACCGGGCATCTGGTTATTGGGTGGAATCTTAGAACGTACGATGCTATTTTAAATGATGAATCTAAAATTGTTACTCGGGTAAAACGAAAATTGAAACCTGGCGATGTTATTTTATTACACGATAACAAGGAACAGACGATAATAATATTGGAACAATTGTTGTTGCATCTTAAATCAAACGGATATCGGGCAATTAGGCCAGATCAATTATTCAAAATCAATGCGTATACTTAGTATAATCCTGTTTTTTTGGAGTTTTGGGATGTTTGCACAAAGTAACAATTTTACTAGTGTTAGCTTAAAAAGATCTTCACAGCTTACCGAAAAAATGGAATCGGCCAAAAGTCTTTACGGAGAATTCGAGCAAACCAAAGTGATGAAAATGATGGATGCTGAATCAACTTCTTATGGAAAAATTTATTACAAATCTCCTGATATTATAAAATGGGAATACACAAAGCCTTTCCCATATTCATTACTTTTTAAAGATAACTTTTTGTACATCGATGATGATGGACATAAGAGTAAACAAGATATGAGCAGCAATAAAATGTTTGCGAAACTTGGTGATCTTATTACCGGAAGTCTTAATGGTAAATTATTAAAAGATGATGAACATTTTGATGTTGAATATCAAAAAAAGAATAATCTTGTAGAAGCTGTAATTTCTCCAAAGGACAAAAGCATGGCCGATATGTTTGAAAAAGTAATTATGAGCTTTAGTGAAGATAAAATGCTTCAATCGGTAAAGCTAGTTGAGGAAAGCGGAGACTACACCTTAATTAGTTTTCAAAACTGGGAAATGAATAAGACTATAAAAGCCGCCGTTTTTCAACCATAATATAAATTTTTAGCAATTTTATTATAAGAACTGAAAAACTTCTCAATTATAGAGTTAAAACTACTTTCTATGCTAATTTTAGAACATAAACTTGTATTTTAGTCGGAATTAAATCCCTACTATGTTGCTTAAAGATTTTTATAAAGTCTTAGAATCTTCTAAAGAAGAAGAAACATTTATTACTAAAATATATATTGAAAAATCCCATTCGTTATATTCAGGTCACTTTCCCGATCGTCCCGTAACTCCGGGTGTTATTCTAATGCATCTTTTTAAGGAAGAAGCTGAAAGGCGTACAAGCCAGAATTTAGGTTTAATAAAAGCGAGTAACGTAAAATTTATGGCTGTGGTAGACCCAAATACTTCAGACGAAGTTATTCTTGAAACACAAATTACCGAAGAAGAAGGTATCACTAAAGTTAAAGGCATAGCAAAGCAGAATAATGCTTTAGCTTTAAAATTCAACGCATTATACAAAGCGGTCTAGGTTCTCTATTTCTTAATCCATTTTTACTATGTTTAGGTATTT is from Zunongwangia endophytica and encodes:
- a CDS encoding HAL/PAL/TAL family ammonia-lyase, with amino-acid sequence MLSIKATLKLSDFRQVLFENQQLEISEEILEKVTTSFSFLQNFAKDKVIYGVNTGFGPMAQYKIADKDRLQLQYNLIRSHASGTGKAIDPLCVKASMVARLNSLSLGYSGINTSVLETMQQLINRDVTPLVFEHGGVGASGDLVQLAHLALVLIGEGEVFYKGERKATKLVFQQLSIKPIEIKLREGLALINGTSVMTGIGIVNLIHAKRLLDWSVCCSSMLNELVSAYSDHYSSELNNSKLHESQHEIAKMMRDHLHDSHRIKNRQDHLYRETSTSEAIFSEKVQEYYSLRCIPQILGPVLATINSAEKILIDEVNSANDNPIVSVEDQMVYHGGNFHGDFISLEMDKLKLVMTRLSMLCERQLNYLLNSKLNEIFPPFVNLGKLGLNFGLQGAQFSAVSTTAENQTLSNSMYVHSISNNNDNQDIVSMGTNAANITKTVIDNTYQVLAVEMMAIIQGIKHIDKLDSFSNKSIEIFEKFNDKLNLEKEDFPLYKSIEDITKSLKENDAY
- the fabG gene encoding 3-oxoacyl-ACP reductase FabG; protein product: MKYALVTGGSRGIGKAIAMKLAADLEYHILLNYHSNTEAAEETAKLIEDLGVNCELLKFDVANPEATKKAIENWQISNPDAVVEVLVNNAGITKDGLFMWMGEEDWSSVINTSLNGFYNVTQQFVKGMLQKRYGRIINIVSLSGVKGNPGQVNYSAAKGAVISATKALAQEIGKRKVTVNAVAPGFITSDMTADFDEKTLKKMIPMQRFGDAEEVADLVSFLASKKASYITGEVININGGLYS
- a CDS encoding lysophospholipid acyltransferase family protein, producing the protein MAGWSGKSRGTLFTIRIYVFIIRTFGLYPAYFLLAFIAFYFFLFAPTSFKSIYYYFRRRHGYNSLKSIWNIYKTYFEYGKVQLDRVLITGGAKERYKFKFDGISHIQNLQQQNKGGILLTAHIGNFNLAKHFFDQKHNNTVINLIISDFEHESIKNYMESVTGKSGVKLIVLKKDLSHIFKMNEALKNNELLVFAADRYMKEVKTWKADFLGATSQFPQGPFKLAVRNNISVLFVHIMRERNYEYHFYARPYIPQKNTPKELLKAYLENLEKMVKKYPHQWYNFYDYWKDFS
- a CDS encoding acyl-CoA thioesterase; this translates as MNKELTVQTKLQVRFSECDSLQIVWHGNYLKYFEEGREDFARKHGISYLDAKQHGFATPIVKSSCEHKSPLKYGDEFIVETTFVNASAAKIIYSCKIFKAGQLICTGETTQVFIDKNGELVLNNPSFFLDWKKKMKLI
- a CDS encoding beta-ketoacyl synthase N-terminal-like domain-containing protein, with the protein product MKNLYLHDDCIISPLGFTTSENIEKLRSGTTGLQTCADNEFLESPICAGIIASDKLSKAFANIGNPENFTKLEQMMLLAIQDILNKNPNFDRNQSGLIISTTKGNVHLLDDLKGLKEERILLSKLGKIIRDFFGFKLKPIVVSNACISGGLALSVAKKMINAGQLSEAIVVGGDMLSKFIVSGFNSFQALSDTACKPFSKDRTGINLGEAAAAVLVSDRKKAHSNCINLVGDASANDANHISGPSRTGEGLHKSIQNSLKEAKISSEAINAISTHGTATVYNDEMEAIAVSRNNLTEIPLNSIKGYYGHTLGASALIEAIVCKHMMLNNEIYQSLNFTQLGVSEKINVVTEYQKSVPIEYMLKTASGFGGCNLAMIFKKEAGNGES
- a CDS encoding 3-oxoacyl-ACP synthase is translated as MANLKLEHWVRIKNGKIICDDEVIFSSEEGTGKFIKAAFKFLDIKYPKFHKMDRLSKLGFIASAIIASKTEFSEDTALIFSNNSSSLESDIKYQKSIDEFPSPSLFVYTLPNIVLGEISIYFNLKSENAFFIEDQFNANLLLKYSEQLIETEKAEKVVCGWLNLQNDEYDVFLWLNSKSPKTEISEQQIRKIYDADYD
- a CDS encoding phosphopantetheine-binding protein, which encodes MTDLHTELKASIIEQLNLEDMEVSDIENDEPLFGDGLGLDSIDALELIVLLEKDYGIKLTDPQKSREIFESINKMADFIEANRTK
- a CDS encoding beta-ketoacyl synthase chain length factor; the protein is MDRKIYINGAASISAQTEEEIFSEKAKVFRENIFPAREVNYKEHIKPMMLRRMSKAIKMGLVTAKNVLNEASVEIPDSIIVGTGEGCKQDTEKFLENILNENEQFSTPTSFIQSTHNTVGGQIALDLKCTGYNMTYTQNSASFESALIDAKLQFTEGMDTRSVLVGGVDELAKTSTPFYNLDEQLKSGKINSSELLQSQSGGTITSEGAAFFLLSEIRTQNSYAEISDCAIYRVISEEKLSEEISWFLKKNNLEVEDLDAIILGNNGDARFDHFYHQLQKGIFENTLQLGYKHLVGDYNTVTAYACWLGAEILKRNIIPQQLKLNAISVKKPKSILIYNQYLGKNHSLTLLRSL
- a CDS encoding polysaccharide deacetylase family protein, with the translated sequence MKFRILNFFIWIVLIAVAMYCGVNGLPLWPIAIISLLYPIFLITISTNIRWNVFVKGFHDQKNHPRKEVCLSFDDGPTEVTPMILDLLEKYDAKACFFCIGEQMEKHPEIVKDIIERGHVIGNHTYSHTRKMGFLSSKSLAREIDACNIIANDITGFNLNLFRPPFGIINPKTKSALEKTGHLVIGWNLRTYDAILNDESKIVTRVKRKLKPGDVILLHDNKEQTIIILEQLLLHLKSNGYRAIRPDQLFKINAYT
- a CDS encoding LolA family protein, which encodes MRILSIILFFWSFGMFAQSNNFTSVSLKRSSQLTEKMESAKSLYGEFEQTKVMKMMDAESTSYGKIYYKSPDIIKWEYTKPFPYSLLFKDNFLYIDDDGHKSKQDMSSNKMFAKLGDLITGSLNGKLLKDDEHFDVEYQKKNNLVEAVISPKDKSMADMFEKVIMSFSEDKMLQSVKLVEESGDYTLISFQNWEMNKTIKAAVFQP
- a CDS encoding hydroxymyristoyl-ACP dehydratase, producing MLLKDFYKVLESSKEEETFITKIYIEKSHSLYSGHFPDRPVTPGVILMHLFKEEAERRTSQNLGLIKASNVKFMAVVDPNTSDEVILETQITEEEGITKVKGIAKQNNALALKFNALYKAV